The following are from one region of the Paenibacillus sp. JZ16 genome:
- a CDS encoding GerAB/ArcD/ProY family transporter: MNQSIRVTELVCYLALFEVGSTTLFFLGAEAKRDAWLAMALAACAGLLLLCIYLMIHRTDPDLDLYDLCKRYFGKIIGYVVSFAFAAYFTYEASRNLRDLGELTVLTLLNRTPLAFIMLIAILVITSTVMYGPRVVFLVSAGLLPIVILSYLTIYSLLLTTGLMKTEMMLPVLENGFKPVFSAAIPELVSFPFGQTLLFLVFFPLVHKKGRLRRGVIITYIITAICLILINQVNILVLGPTLAASSTLPLLQVVQLIEIADVFERIDVLFVLILFLGLGAKMTAFSMGAVIGLTKLTGIPYKISTIFLGVCLYMLAFLSPNYPHHIWLGIKFVVTYVTPIFQVALPLMLLLTIWIRQKMEKQHQ; this comes from the coding sequence ATGAACCAATCCATTCGAGTTACCGAGTTAGTATGTTATCTAGCTCTTTTTGAGGTTGGAAGCACAACCTTGTTTTTCTTGGGAGCTGAAGCCAAGCGGGATGCTTGGCTAGCCATGGCCCTAGCCGCCTGCGCTGGACTGCTCCTACTCTGTATATATCTGATGATACACCGCACAGATCCTGATCTTGATTTGTATGATTTATGCAAACGATATTTTGGTAAAATCATCGGTTATGTAGTAAGTTTTGCCTTTGCCGCTTATTTCACTTATGAAGCCTCTCGTAATCTAAGGGATTTAGGTGAACTTACGGTGTTGACTTTGTTAAACCGGACACCGCTGGCATTTATCATGTTGATCGCCATTCTCGTCATTACAAGTACGGTGATGTATGGGCCTCGTGTTGTCTTTTTGGTCAGCGCTGGCCTGCTGCCCATCGTAATATTGAGTTATCTCACCATATATTCACTGCTGCTAACGACAGGACTTATGAAAACGGAGATGATGCTGCCGGTTTTAGAGAATGGTTTTAAACCAGTATTCTCTGCAGCCATACCGGAGCTGGTGTCATTTCCGTTTGGACAAACGCTCTTGTTCCTGGTGTTTTTTCCTTTGGTGCATAAGAAGGGGAGGTTGCGGAGAGGCGTGATAATCACTTATATCATTACGGCGATTTGTTTAATATTGATCAACCAAGTCAATATTTTGGTCTTAGGGCCGACACTTGCTGCCAGTAGTACGCTTCCTTTGCTGCAGGTGGTTCAGCTGATCGAAATTGCAGATGTCTTTGAGCGCATCGACGTTTTATTCGTTCTTATACTATTTCTGGGACTGGGCGCGAAAATGACTGCTTTTTCTATGGGTGCCGTAATCGGCCTCACTAAACTCACAGGAATCCCCTACAAGATAAGTACTATTTTCTTAGGGGTATGTTTATATATGCTGGCATTCTTGTCCCCCAATTACCCTCATCATATATGGCTTGGGATTAAGTTTGTCGTGACATATGTAACACCCATCTTCCAGGTGGCGCTGCCTTTGATGCTTCTCCTTACGATATGGATCAGACAAAAGATGGAAAAACAACATCAATGA
- a CDS encoding LysE family transporter, producing the protein MNVNLLISYIILGLTLAAPIGPVNSARLDKGIRNGFWHAWVVGAGSMLADAAFMLVIYLGLVQFLNIPIVQIFLWLFGGFVLIYSGVESIMKVNKLKISSAARKKDSLFSCFLLGFFMSITSPLSILFWLGIYGSILAKTASSFGTSHLLLYSSMIFLGLTLWDLCVAGLTSGLRRFLNDKMLTAISVISGISLVGFGVYFGIQGILALTG; encoded by the coding sequence TTGAACGTGAATTTATTAATTAGCTACATTATTCTGGGATTAACATTGGCTGCTCCGATCGGGCCCGTGAACTCGGCCAGGCTTGATAAAGGGATCCGAAATGGCTTTTGGCATGCCTGGGTTGTGGGAGCAGGATCCATGTTGGCAGACGCAGCCTTTATGCTGGTCATTTATTTAGGACTTGTTCAATTTCTCAACATTCCGATCGTTCAGATTTTTTTATGGCTTTTTGGCGGATTCGTTTTAATTTATAGCGGTGTTGAGAGTATTATGAAGGTGAATAAATTGAAAATCAGCTCTGCAGCGAGAAAAAAGGATTCCTTGTTTAGCTGTTTTTTGCTGGGGTTTTTTATGTCGATTACCAGCCCGTTGTCGATTTTGTTTTGGCTGGGGATTTACGGGTCCATCTTGGCTAAGACCGCTAGCTCGTTTGGGACTAGCCATTTACTGCTTTACAGCAGCATGATCTTTTTGGGCCTAACCCTCTGGGACCTGTGCGTTGCGGGATTAACCAGCGGACTTCGCCGATTCCTGAACGACAAAATGCTGACTGCGATTTCTGTGATCTCGGGAATTTCCCTCGTGGGTTTCGGTGTGTACTTCGGGATTCAGGGCATTCTTGCGTTAACAGGATAA
- a CDS encoding amino acid permease has product MDSPGCAGPNDSASSDQKSSKGSLKWWQLSLLGIGCTIGTGYFLGSGIGIKLTGPSMVLSFLIAAIGTYIVFHFLAKMTTADPQEGSFCYYAGKAFGRWARFGSAWNYWSTKILIMGSQLTALSILTKFWFPDVPLWIFAAIYAVLSIAVVLLGTKGFDKVENVLAVIKTAAILMFILLSTAALMGWIRGGSDGRPGFPDSVGQVFPGGFPAFWSSLLYAFYAYGGVETIGLMSMQLKNKKDAPKSGKVMLIGLTVIYMISIGLAVFMVSYNLLSEKESPFVTALSSYPLTFFPHVFNGAIIMAGFSTMSASLFAVVNLLVTMAKDGDAPSIFTKKLENFRKLPLPSLVLAAIGLSASIVTALLLPGKIYEYITTAAGILQMYNWSFIIISAYKILKVRMWDVILGGFGIILLLGAVTGTIMEKSIRPGFFVSLILAALVAIVTLIMVKIWNRMQTNTINN; this is encoded by the coding sequence ATGGATTCACCTGGGTGTGCAGGACCGAACGATTCCGCATCGTCGGATCAAAAGAGCAGCAAAGGCAGCTTAAAGTGGTGGCAGCTCTCACTGCTTGGCATCGGTTGTACGATTGGTACGGGGTATTTTCTAGGTTCCGGCATTGGCATTAAGCTGACGGGACCTTCCATGGTTTTATCATTCCTTATCGCTGCTATAGGAACCTATATCGTCTTTCATTTTTTGGCCAAAATGACGACGGCGGATCCTCAAGAGGGATCCTTTTGTTATTATGCGGGAAAAGCGTTTGGGCGGTGGGCACGTTTCGGAAGCGCATGGAATTACTGGAGCACGAAAATTCTAATCATGGGCAGTCAGCTGACGGCTCTGTCCATCCTGACCAAGTTTTGGTTCCCTGATGTTCCGCTATGGATATTTGCTGCCATCTATGCCGTATTATCGATTGCCGTCGTTCTGCTGGGTACGAAAGGCTTCGATAAGGTGGAAAATGTATTGGCCGTCATAAAAACAGCGGCGATTCTCATGTTTATTCTTCTCTCAACTGCCGCGCTTATGGGCTGGATTCGCGGGGGCAGCGATGGTAGACCCGGATTTCCCGATTCGGTTGGACAAGTGTTCCCTGGCGGATTTCCCGCATTCTGGTCCTCGCTCTTATATGCTTTCTATGCCTATGGGGGTGTCGAAACCATTGGTTTGATGTCCATGCAGCTCAAAAACAAAAAGGATGCTCCCAAGTCAGGAAAAGTCATGCTCATCGGACTGACCGTGATTTACATGATATCCATCGGGCTTGCTGTCTTCATGGTTTCCTACAACCTCTTGAGTGAGAAAGAAAGCCCGTTCGTTACAGCGCTATCCAGCTATCCGCTAACTTTCTTTCCCCATGTATTCAATGGAGCGATCATTATGGCCGGATTCTCGACGATGAGCGCTTCATTGTTTGCCGTAGTGAACTTGCTTGTGACGATGGCTAAAGACGGCGATGCACCGAGTATTTTTACGAAGAAGCTGGAAAATTTCCGGAAGCTGCCGCTCCCTTCCTTGGTGCTTGCCGCGATCGGTTTATCGGCTTCAATCGTTACGGCACTCCTATTGCCCGGAAAAATATACGAATACATTACAACTGCTGCCGGGATATTGCAGATGTATAATTGGTCGTTCATTATCATTTCGGCTTACAAAATTCTAAAGGTCAGAATGTGGGATGTGATTCTGGGTGGATTCGGCATCATCCTCCTGCTCGGTGCCGTAACCGGAACCATCATGGAGAAGAGCATTCGGCCCGGTTTTTTTGTCAGTTTGATCTTGGCTGCACTTGTGGCCATCGTGACGCTAATTATGGTCAAGATATGGAACAGGATGCAGACCAACACCATCAACAATTAA
- a CDS encoding cytochrome P450, whose translation MYPDLQRSTLHDVLCVFIADKGHPLVDLFLPLPKNHSEDVQELKRRAAKEYYNYLYPHIVQKRANLADDIISDLIQAEDGDRLSDDEIVRTTMFIVGAGIETTTHLLANTFYSFLYDNNQIYGEIQANRELLPNAIEEMLRYRFNILLPGCSAGTAGSKYSDKQVHGFLPAH comes from the coding sequence ATGTATCCCGATCTGCAGCGAAGTACGCTTCACGATGTTCTCTGCGTTTTTATCGCTGATAAAGGCCATCCATTGGTCGATCTGTTCCTTCCCCTGCCCAAAAACCATTCGGAAGATGTTCAAGAACTGAAACGTCGTGCTGCCAAGGAATATTACAACTATCTCTATCCTCATATCGTCCAAAAAAGAGCCAATCTCGCGGACGATATCATCTCCGACCTCATCCAAGCCGAGGACGGGGATCGGTTATCGGACGATGAGATCGTCAGAACGACGATGTTTATCGTGGGTGCAGGCATTGAAACGACGACTCATCTGCTAGCCAATACGTTTTATTCCTTCTTATATGACAACAACCAAATTTACGGGGAAATCCAGGCTAACCGCGAGCTCCTTCCCAATGCCATCGAGGAAATGCTCCGCTATCGGTTTAACATACTTTTGCCTGGGTGCTCCGCTGGCACGGCTGGAAGCAAATATAGCGATAAGCAGGTTCATGGATTTCTTCCCGCGCATTGA
- a CDS encoding spore germination protein: protein MKTTDTPHPITTSLQDSIQILEQKLGNSSDFIVRIVPGRDGIPEIAVCYIEGLVDMDQLNGIMEAWLTVTVDTAGTPDMDALLKKVLPARQVSQLRSVNALIPAVLEGKAVILIDGLDVAYSASVAGLEKRSIVEPSSQTVIRGPKDGFTEDISTNLSLIRRRLRTPDLRIQTMVIGKYTNTRVTIAHIEGIADPQVVSEIMSRLHSIDTDSVLESGYIEEFIQDASVTSFPTMINTERPDAVAGSLLEGQVAILIDGSPFVLIAPVTFFKFLHSSEDYYQRYDLTTFLRAIRFVSLVVSLLLPSLYIAFSTFNQEMIPTPLLISLAAQREGTPLPALVEALMMELTFEIIREAGVRMPRVIGPAISIVGALVLGQAAVQAGLVSGAMVIVVSFTAIANFAIPAFSMAAAIRLIRFVLMLLAGTLGLFGILAGIVPLYVHLVSLTSFGVPYLSPMTPLRFSELKDLFVRLPWPLLKTRPKEISQRNLVRQNENLRSKDTRKDQTR from the coding sequence ATGAAAACAACGGATACACCACATCCGATAACCACGTCACTTCAAGACTCCATTCAAATATTGGAGCAGAAACTGGGGAATAGCTCTGATTTTATCGTCAGAATAGTACCAGGTCGCGACGGTATACCGGAAATTGCGGTGTGCTACATAGAGGGACTTGTTGATATGGATCAGCTTAACGGCATCATGGAGGCTTGGTTAACTGTTACAGTGGATACTGCTGGAACGCCTGATATGGATGCCTTGCTGAAAAAAGTACTGCCGGCAAGGCAGGTAAGTCAGTTGCGATCCGTTAATGCCTTAATCCCGGCGGTATTAGAAGGTAAAGCCGTTATCTTAATCGATGGCTTGGATGTCGCTTATTCAGCATCGGTTGCAGGTCTGGAGAAGCGATCGATAGTTGAGCCGAGTTCACAGACCGTGATTCGAGGACCTAAAGATGGCTTCACTGAAGATATTTCGACGAATCTATCCCTTATCCGAAGAAGGCTTCGAACACCGGATTTGCGGATTCAAACGATGGTTATCGGCAAATATACCAATACCAGAGTGACGATAGCTCATATTGAGGGTATTGCGGATCCGCAGGTTGTATCAGAGATTATGTCGCGGTTACATTCCATTGATACGGACAGCGTGCTGGAAAGCGGATATATTGAAGAATTTATTCAGGACGCTTCCGTGACATCTTTTCCAACGATGATTAACACAGAACGCCCTGACGCAGTGGCTGGAAGCCTTCTGGAAGGACAAGTTGCCATTTTGATTGATGGTTCACCTTTCGTACTGATAGCCCCTGTTACTTTTTTTAAGTTCCTCCATTCTAGTGAAGACTACTATCAACGGTATGATTTGACCACATTTTTGCGGGCCATTCGTTTTGTTTCTCTTGTGGTATCCCTGCTGCTTCCCTCATTATATATTGCCTTCTCGACGTTTAATCAGGAGATGATTCCGACTCCACTTCTCATTAGTTTGGCAGCGCAAAGGGAAGGCACTCCGCTGCCTGCGCTGGTTGAAGCCTTGATGATGGAATTAACGTTCGAGATCATTCGTGAAGCTGGGGTTCGGATGCCAAGGGTCATTGGTCCCGCCATATCGATTGTGGGGGCGCTCGTATTGGGACAGGCTGCCGTTCAGGCGGGCCTTGTGTCCGGTGCGATGGTGATCGTAGTTTCCTTTACGGCTATTGCGAATTTTGCGATCCCGGCTTTTAGCATGGCAGCAGCCATTCGCTTAATTCGTTTTGTCCTGATGCTGCTCGCAGGTACGCTTGGTTTGTTCGGTATTCTGGCAGGCATCGTGCCTCTTTATGTTCATTTGGTGTCCCTGACTTCGTTTGGGGTTCCATATCTGTCGCCTATGACACCGCTTCGCTTCTCTGAATTGAAGGATCTGTTCGTCCGTCTACCATGGCCATTGCTCAAGACCAGACCTAAGGAGATCAGTCAACGTAATCTAGTCAGGCAGAACGAGAATCTACGCTCTAAGGATACGAGAAAGGATCAGACGAGGTGA
- a CDS encoding helix-turn-helix domain-containing protein, translating into MEETQYSLFGVRYIKLGHTEEAAGGFMETHTMLLVSKGSGDLYMNGVRHRLKAKAICYCPPGTIADIRRTPNSSVPLELYELQYDVWEFKERTPSRIVYGKRISALMGTGKLPVAATHEALVLVQELYQFKQFHGVSSGRLATNLRIDAVFKQLLGTLLQSTDDEEREEDWLERMRLAVDYMEKHFAEAITRNDMAKRVGLTPEHFSVSFKRATGSGFTEYLTRLRLEKAREELLSGDDRNLDRIAREIGYQDGLYLSRKFKQYFGYSPRDYIQRPKRIVALQYVGHLLALGLTPAGTSTNLLRARPYVGKLGNAADVGDARSFQTISSLQPDLIVTCGPNSELLSQLAPTISLPWGQEDPLDELLRLGRALNRECEAMNWMDGFRAKEEQAAAQVAKLIDSHATAAVYEFWADRLWAVNMAYGRGLRNLYQSFSFRPPEPLAEHVLGEGVGLELTPDMLAAYAADYMFVTIWEGGGGAGNAERVMNSKEWRSLPAVQNGNVFFLDLELFKYNDPLALEQQLSILTELLTNVHRTAYGTQ; encoded by the coding sequence ATGGAAGAGACGCAATATTCGCTGTTTGGAGTTCGCTATATTAAGCTTGGTCATACCGAAGAGGCTGCCGGCGGATTCATGGAAACACATACCATGTTATTGGTAAGTAAAGGTTCAGGTGATTTGTATATGAATGGAGTTAGGCATCGATTGAAAGCGAAGGCGATCTGTTATTGTCCGCCGGGGACGATTGCCGACATACGCCGGACTCCAAACTCGTCGGTTCCGCTCGAGCTTTATGAATTGCAATACGATGTATGGGAGTTCAAGGAGCGGACACCAAGCCGAATCGTATACGGCAAGCGAATCTCTGCACTGATGGGCACCGGCAAGCTTCCCGTCGCCGCTACACACGAGGCTCTAGTTCTGGTTCAAGAACTATACCAATTCAAGCAATTTCACGGAGTCAGCAGCGGGAGACTTGCAACAAACCTTCGCATAGATGCGGTATTTAAACAACTGTTGGGTACGCTGCTGCAGTCAACCGATGATGAGGAGCGGGAAGAGGATTGGCTGGAGCGCATGAGACTTGCGGTGGATTATATGGAGAAGCATTTCGCCGAGGCGATAACGCGAAACGACATGGCGAAGAGGGTAGGATTAACGCCGGAACACTTCTCTGTATCGTTCAAAAGAGCAACGGGATCCGGCTTCACGGAGTATCTGACGCGGCTTCGCCTGGAGAAAGCCAGGGAGGAATTGCTTAGCGGCGACGATCGTAATCTCGATCGAATCGCGCGGGAAATCGGCTACCAGGACGGTTTATATTTAAGCCGGAAATTCAAGCAGTATTTCGGTTACTCTCCTCGCGATTATATCCAGCGTCCGAAGCGTATTGTGGCCCTGCAATATGTGGGTCATCTGCTGGCGCTTGGACTTACGCCCGCAGGAACTTCGACCAATCTGCTGCGTGCCCGCCCTTATGTCGGAAAGCTGGGGAATGCAGCGGACGTAGGAGATGCTCGATCGTTCCAGACGATATCATCGTTGCAGCCCGATCTGATCGTCACGTGCGGACCGAACAGCGAGCTCTTATCCCAGCTTGCTCCAACCATATCACTTCCTTGGGGACAGGAAGACCCGCTCGACGAACTGTTACGATTAGGCAGAGCACTCAATCGTGAATGCGAAGCGATGAACTGGATGGATGGGTTTCGAGCGAAGGAGGAGCAAGCTGCTGCTCAAGTAGCTAAACTAATCGATTCACATGCTACGGCTGCCGTGTACGAGTTTTGGGCGGATCGGCTGTGGGCGGTTAATATGGCGTATGGCAGAGGCCTGCGCAATTTATACCAGTCGTTCTCGTTTCGGCCACCAGAGCCGCTTGCAGAACACGTATTAGGTGAGGGAGTCGGCTTGGAGTTAACGCCGGACATGCTGGCAGCGTATGCCGCAGATTATATGTTTGTAACCATCTGGGAAGGTGGTGGAGGTGCAGGCAATGCAGAACGTGTCATGAACAGCAAAGAATGGAGAAGCTTGCCTGCGGTTCAAAACGGGAATGTGTTCTTTCTCGATCTGGAGTTATTTAAATATAATGATCCGCTTGCTTTGGAGCAGCAATTGTCCATACTCACCGAGCTTCTAACAAATGTCCATAGAACCGCTTACGGAACGCAATAG
- a CDS encoding DUF6138 family protein codes for MAFISDKNAENIVKRTSLQIGIHDYALLEYDKGRVSMTDDDLDRSMPEDRWTPGEPLTEELVREHIVPELSSYMQRKLDEMPSSIIDYQFPFNGKFRVREGDLNLCILTDGTKKKQLQERISIYIANKLEKGTYPTKPLETFFLSRHILDEGLFPDADPYSTGSLASMD; via the coding sequence ATGGCCTTTATCAGCGATAAAAACGCAGAGAACATCGTGAAGCGTACTTCGCTGCAGATCGGGATACATGACTATGCGCTGCTTGAATATGACAAGGGCAGGGTGAGCATGACAGATGATGATCTAGACAGATCGATGCCGGAAGACAGATGGACACCTGGTGAGCCGTTGACCGAAGAACTTGTGCGAGAGCACATCGTTCCTGAGCTATCCTCTTATATGCAGCGTAAATTGGATGAAATGCCGAGCTCTATCATCGATTATCAGTTTCCGTTTAACGGCAAGTTTCGAGTGCGGGAAGGCGACCTGAATCTTTGTATTCTTACAGATGGGACAAAGAAGAAGCAATTACAAGAACGAATCTCAATCTATATAGCCAATAAGCTAGAAAAAGGAACCTATCCGACCAAACCGTTGGAGACGTTTTTCCTGTCCAGACACATCCTGGACGAGGGGCTGTTTCCAGACGCGGATCCCTACTCGACTGGATCATTGGCGTCTATGGATTAA
- the asnA gene encoding aspartate--ammonia ligase gives METAIAIQKTKSYFKTGLEKALRLTEVSSPVMVKEGTGINDNLNGTERTVSFDVMDMKEGRVEIVQSLAKWKRSALAQYGFKNGEGLYTDMKAVRRDESMDNLHSIYVDQWDWEKVIGEDNRNLATLKYEAARIYEAIKSTEAFVHELHPCLEPILPERIFFVTTQELEDRFPGLSPKEREHEIARMHGAVFIMQIGGALKSGQVHDGRSPDYDDWTLNGDIVLWYPVLNCAVEISSMGIRVDAPSLRQQLLASNQLDRLGLNFHQAVLAGQLPSSIGGGIGQSRLCMFLLRKAHIGEVQVSVWNEKTMKECEEGNIPIL, from the coding sequence ATGGAAACGGCTATCGCCATACAAAAAACCAAATCGTATTTTAAGACCGGGCTTGAGAAGGCACTCCGCTTAACCGAAGTCTCCTCACCCGTTATGGTAAAAGAGGGCACAGGCATTAACGACAATTTGAACGGTACGGAACGGACCGTATCTTTTGATGTGATGGATATGAAGGAAGGCCGTGTCGAAATTGTGCAATCCCTTGCAAAGTGGAAACGGTCGGCCCTTGCCCAATACGGCTTTAAGAATGGGGAAGGTTTATACACCGATATGAAAGCCGTCAGGCGTGATGAAAGCATGGATAATCTGCATTCGATCTACGTCGATCAGTGGGATTGGGAAAAAGTGATAGGCGAAGACAATCGCAACCTCGCCACCTTAAAATACGAAGCTGCACGAATATATGAAGCGATAAAGTCCACGGAAGCGTTTGTCCATGAACTTCATCCATGCTTGGAGCCGATCCTTCCGGAGCGCATATTTTTCGTTACGACGCAGGAGCTGGAAGACCGCTTTCCTGGCCTCTCTCCGAAGGAAAGGGAACATGAAATCGCCAGAATGCATGGTGCCGTATTCATTATGCAGATCGGCGGAGCGTTGAAGTCCGGGCAGGTTCACGACGGCCGCTCGCCGGATTATGATGACTGGACGTTAAACGGGGATATTGTTTTGTGGTATCCGGTATTGAATTGTGCGGTGGAGATCTCATCCATGGGGATCCGGGTGGATGCTCCATCACTTCGTCAACAGCTTCTGGCCAGCAACCAGCTGGATCGTTTAGGTCTTAACTTTCACCAAGCCGTCCTCGCAGGGCAGCTGCCGTCGTCCATCGGTGGAGGCATCGGACAATCCAGGCTATGCATGTTCCTTCTGAGAAAAGCTCATATCGGTGAAGTACAGGTCTCCGTATGGAACGAGAAAACAATGAAAGAATGCGAAGAGGGAAACATCCCGATTCTGTAA
- a CDS encoding spore coat protein, translating to MQFEQPQNHQNMETGMIPPQLNHGGHEMFDVHEVLAGAINAMNTYTMLSGHVQDPELRDILQRQKQFMADEYNITLECFKSGQDPSKPTQSYKMKQGNDFIYGMKPGQPKKPMQSTAEINDETIALSMLNAVKSGATMKTNAAMESTNPVVRRVLADSLPNCIEMAYEISLYQNKHGYYQVPQLPQQDMQYMQNSYGTAPMPGNMAPH from the coding sequence ATGCAATTCGAACAACCACAAAATCATCAAAACATGGAGACCGGTATGATTCCTCCACAATTGAACCACGGCGGTCATGAGATGTTTGATGTCCACGAAGTATTGGCAGGGGCTATCAATGCCATGAACACGTATACCATGCTGAGCGGACATGTGCAGGATCCGGAGCTTCGGGATATCCTGCAGCGCCAGAAGCAATTTATGGCTGATGAGTATAACATCACCTTGGAGTGTTTTAAATCAGGACAAGATCCTTCAAAGCCGACGCAAAGCTATAAAATGAAGCAGGGCAATGACTTTATTTACGGCATGAAACCAGGCCAGCCGAAAAAACCGATGCAGTCCACAGCCGAGATCAACGATGAAACCATCGCGCTCAGCATGTTGAATGCAGTGAAATCGGGTGCTACAATGAAAACCAATGCAGCCATGGAATCCACGAATCCGGTCGTACGCCGCGTGCTTGCCGATTCCCTTCCTAACTGCATCGAAATGGCTTATGAAATTTCGCTATATCAGAATAAGCATGGATACTACCAAGTACCGCAGCTGCCTCAGCAAGATATGCAGTACATGCAGAATAGCTACGGCACAGCCCCAATGCCTGGCAATATGGCCCCTCACTAA
- a CDS encoding Ger(x)C family spore germination protein — translation MRTFAHITLLLVMMFSMTGCWNQTELNEIGLISAIGIDRSGDRWIVSYQLINPSAISSGAGGAGKAGGSEAPIHVFSSTGPTLREAIDVSYTESARRLYFPHTDILVLGQQATEKGISEIMDFYWRNTYMRETVNVLVTNGQASELLKQLVPTERLPGAAIANILDKTDQFNGNYPSTKMYELAISLDSESQAAGVPQIELVGGPEAKVDSVDQLHKTSTRGKLKITGLSVFDKDRRIGTLTRSESFGISWLTDKVSISTLSIPCPESNTEREQFSFQSASAKTKVTPHKTANGYQMRVSVKVKGTISESHCHGNLTSLPTLHAAQREIEKVIKDYIEQGWEAAKRLKVDLPHFADKIHRKYPKDWQKLKDRWEEEEMQSLQLVLEVDATISQTGMSQTSFRETGALSRPLLFSLVRAQKGKAAYEPIHSSYRVSMLSSSF, via the coding sequence ATGCGCACTTTCGCTCACATAACACTTTTGCTGGTCATGATGTTTTCAATGACAGGCTGCTGGAATCAAACCGAGTTAAATGAGATCGGCCTCATCTCAGCGATCGGTATAGACCGGTCAGGGGATCGGTGGATCGTTTCATATCAATTAATTAACCCATCGGCGATTTCATCCGGTGCTGGCGGTGCTGGCAAGGCTGGCGGCTCGGAGGCTCCAATCCATGTGTTCTCCTCAACGGGCCCAACGCTTCGGGAAGCGATTGATGTTAGTTATACGGAATCAGCCAGACGTCTATATTTTCCGCATACGGATATTCTTGTGCTTGGTCAGCAGGCAACGGAAAAAGGGATTAGCGAAATCATGGATTTCTATTGGAGAAACACCTATATGCGTGAGACCGTCAATGTCCTGGTTACGAACGGGCAGGCAAGTGAGCTGCTAAAGCAACTTGTACCGACTGAACGATTACCGGGTGCAGCTATCGCTAATATCTTGGACAAAACGGATCAATTTAATGGCAATTACCCTTCAACGAAAATGTATGAGCTGGCTATTAGTTTGGATTCGGAGTCACAAGCAGCCGGTGTTCCCCAGATTGAATTAGTCGGTGGGCCGGAGGCTAAAGTGGATTCCGTGGATCAATTACATAAAACTTCTACCCGCGGAAAGCTTAAAATTACGGGATTATCCGTATTTGATAAAGACCGGAGAATCGGAACGTTAACGCGGAGTGAAAGCTTCGGAATATCCTGGTTAACTGATAAAGTGAGCATCAGTACGTTATCCATTCCTTGTCCAGAATCGAATACAGAAAGAGAACAATTCTCATTCCAATCGGCCTCTGCAAAAACCAAAGTCACACCTCATAAAACGGCAAACGGTTATCAAATGCGCGTTTCTGTTAAAGTCAAAGGTACAATATCGGAGTCTCATTGTCACGGTAACTTAACCAGCTTGCCTACACTTCATGCGGCGCAGAGGGAAATTGAGAAGGTAATCAAGGACTATATCGAACAGGGATGGGAAGCCGCCAAAAGACTTAAAGTCGATTTGCCACATTTTGCCGACAAGATCCATCGTAAATATCCGAAGGATTGGCAGAAGTTAAAGGACCGTTGGGAAGAAGAGGAGATGCAATCTCTCCAACTTGTACTAGAGGTGGATGCTACGATCAGTCAAACCGGAATGTCACAAACGTCTTTCAGAGAGACGGGAGCTCTTAGTAGGCCTTTGCTCTTTTCATTGGTAAGGGCACAGAAAGGGAAAGCTGCTTATGAACCAATCCATTCGAGTTACCGAGTTAGTATGTTATCTAGCTCTTTTTGA